The nucleotide sequence TGGCAATTACAGCCGGACTTGCATTTGCAGCCGTGTTTGCAACTCATGTCTTTGACCGCCTCACATGGCTTGATACTAATGCAGACAGTATTGTGACAAAAACCATCAGCAATCTCATTGCAAGTAATAGCGCGTTATCCAATACTCCGACTGGAAATGTGTCAATTGACATTGCAAATACAAGGCAGCTGCTGCAGCAATATGTGAACCAGGAACGTGCCAATGCAGGACAGACGCCTTTATCATAGGATAGCAGACCTGAATCATTAGCTCAGGCTCACAGCGATGACATGGCCAGCCGAGGTTACTACGACCATATTTCGCCGGATGGCATCAGCAACATTGACCGATTCAACAAGGCAGGTCTTTCATGTTTTCATTACTACCCTGACGGCACCTATTCAAACGGCTCAGAAAACCTGTCAAAGGGCATGTTTGTTAATGCAGGTACTGGAGCAGAGGGCTATATTGCAAGGTGATCTGTCTCATCATGGATGCAAAGCCCTGAGCATAGAGACAATATGCTAGCGTCTTACTGGCATAACGAAGGCTTTGGCATCGCTAACTTTGGCAGTACTGTGTATGTCACAGAGGACTTTTGCTGAAACGTAGAAAATTATACAGCCTGGCGAGAGAGGAGGCGAAGGCCAGACTGATGTACCACCCTAAGATAGTCCATCAACTCCTTGTTTGAGTCTGTGAGAGAGCCATCATCTCTATGATGCTTGAGAGGCTCGAGCTCATTTGAGATAGGTGTGTCGGGTTTACCCAAGAAAATAGGAGCGATCTCAATCATCTCCGATTCATGGAGGGATTGCGCTTCATCATATTCGCCCTTGCTTATGGAGCCGTTTGAAGCAAAGTCATCAGTAACAAGAGGCATGAAAACATGCGAGCTTCTTATTTGTTTTAAGAGTGCTTGCAGCAGATGCCCTAAGCCAAGGTCGTGTGCATCAAGATAAGGGTCGAAATATGCACCGTAACCATAATTCTGGAGTATTGAATGCAAGCGCTTAGCCTGCTCGAGGTGTGGCATGCGGTAGCTGATAAACACCTTGACTTTCGTAAGAGGAGGACCTGTTATATTATGAGATTCAGAGATTCTTTTCAAGTCGGCTAAATATCTCCTATAGGCCTCTTCGAGGGCAATTTCATCAAGTTTGCTAATAGTGGCTCTCGCTGAATTGCTAAGTCGAGTGAGAGGGATTCGACCGTCATCACCCTTGTAACTATGCATTGCAACAAAACTATCTCTATGCCAGAGCACATTTGAGACGTCTGGGTTGTAGCCAAACCACGTCGGTGTGACATCGTGTCGGATGGACAGCTTTTCGGAATTTACCTTAATTTCAATGCCTTCAACCTGCTCGATTGCTACCGGCTGGATCAAACCCTTGATTTCAGCAATAAGGGATAGTACTTCATCCATCAAAGACCCGTCTATCGCCAAACTTGGCGCATCTGGTTCGTAGAATAGTTCACGGAGCTGTTTTAATTCGATTTGCGGCATGTAATTGAGGTAAAGGGCCGGGGGAAATTGGTCGCTAATAGAGTCTGAAGGAAAATAAATTTTCCATAGTACACCAAGACGAATCGACCGGTGAGACAATGCCTCAAGTTTTGAGATCCAGCAGTTAAACTTTTCATTGTAATGTTCGACTTGAATCTGTAACGAGCAAGCCCTACCGATTTGGCCTACTTGCAGCACTATCGGGATATTTGATTCGTGGCGAACGCAAAGCTTTTTGAAGCAAATCGGATAAGAATCTACTTTTCCGTTTCTTAAAGGTCTTGGGATAAAACTCAGGATTTGAAAATCTTAGCTGCTGAGCTGGATGAAGTCTTATCCATAATCGCGATGATAGGCCCGGAGAATCTTTGGTCAGAATCTGTCGCGGTACTGTGAGTAACTTTTGTTTGAGATTTGCGAGGTCAGGTTTTCTATTCGCAGAAAGCCGAATTGACCGCGCGGATAGTTCTAAATTGCCAAGCGCCTGGCTCATTCCCTAAACGGAGCGAGCGGCTTGCCAGCTTTAAGCTTTCGAAGAATTGGTTTGAACAAAAGGCGTTCTTGAATATAGTTCTGCGATCCTAGCGCGGTTTTGCTCAGTATCGGATACCACATGAGCCCCGGACAGCATTGCAATATTATGCTGCCCCAGAGAGATTTCAATCGAACTGAGATAGAACTTGCGTAGGCTCTCAAATGGCGAATGGCCCTTGAGCATTTCAAGCTCGTATGTCCTTTTCAATACCGCATATAGCCGATGCCTGAACGTACGGTCCCAAGGAGACCTGCTTTCCTTATCATTCTGTATAACGCAAAATTCTCGCCTATACATGAGAATTTGCATTTGGTCATATATTGACTCACCTATTGCAGCAAGATAAAGCTCGCCAGCATTGTTTCTCGCGGGAAAGACATAGACACCATTGGCTTCCTTGGTAAATGAGGCCCAGCGTAGGTCCTTAGCACCAGAGATGTGCAATCCAGAATATACACAGAGCGCACAAAGCCTCCATAGACTGCCGTTGTCTGAGAGGATGGTTCGCTCGACTAATCGTAGCAGCTTGGTTACTTCTTCAGCGCTGTAGCCATTGATGTGTCGATGCTTGGACCGCAACAACCTTGCGAGAGACTTGTATTCAGCGGACTTTGTTACTTCAAATCCATATGCCTTGCAGGCAGCCTTTGCGCATTTGACAAGGAGCTCTGCAA is from Nitrososphaera sp. and encodes:
- a CDS encoding toll/interleukin-1 receptor domain-containing protein — translated: MLQVGQIGRACSLQIQVEHYNEKFNCWISKLEALSHRSIRLGVLWKIYFPSDSISDQFPPALYLNYMPQIELKQLRELFYEPDAPSLAIDGSLMDEVLSLIAEIKGLIQPVAIEQVEGIEIKVNSEKLSIRHDVTPTWFGYNPDVSNVLWHRDSFVAMHSYKGDDGRIPLTRLSNSARATISKLDEIALEEAYRRYLADLKRISESHNITGPPLTKVKVFISYRMPHLEQAKRLHSILQNYGYGAYFDPYLDAHDLGLGHLLQALLKQIRSSHVFMPLVTDDFASNGSISKGEYDEAQSLHESEMIEIAPIFLGKPDTPISNELEPLKHHRDDGSLTDSNKELMDYLRVVHQSGLRLLSRQAV